The segment tgtttctcccccaaccccatccacttgcacgtgtgtgcactctctcgctctctccctctcaaaaataaaataaagttaaataaataaataaataaataaataaacaaataaataaataaataaaataaaagcagtccTTCCTAACTAGATTCCTACCactctgaagaaataaaatttctcctttcctttttaaaaagaaaaaaaactcaagagGATAATGGTCTCTGTTCAAACTGGATGGGCAAAATGGCTGCCAATTGTTGCTACTGCTGAAaatcaacaacaataataaataaaaataataatagttaatgtATCAAGCCCTATATTTCCAGGCAGTGTACGAAGTGCTTCATGGGCATTATTTGACTTCAGTTTTCAATAGCAATAGGCATTCTCATTAGCCCCACtctacatatgaggaaactgaggcacagagtttaAGAAATGGGCCCAAGTTTTCATGGCCGGCTTGGAGCCAGGCCCTGTCTGACTCTAAATCAATGCTCTCTACTGCGTCTCCTCATTCAATAAATTAATCCATAGAAAGTGACTGCAAAGCTGCCCACCtcatagcaggtgctcaagaaacaGGTGCCCTCTTCCCGTAACCAGATTTCCAAACCCACGTTGGGTTTCATGGCTGCACCCTTTGCTGTCTCCGTGGTGCGTGAGTGGTGACTGACCTTGCTGTGCAGTTCCTTGGGTAGACTCGTGCTTTGGGTCCTTTCAAACTCCTCCATGAGGGCTCTTGTCCCCTGGCTGTCAGAGGCCAACAGCAGCCAGAAGATCCTCTCCATGTTGTAGGGCACCTGGGCAGGAAGGCAGGGTGCCAGGGGCCACACTGATTTCAGCCCTTGTCCATCCCCACCGAGTCAACACCTGGGCCAGGTGCCCACTTTCCCACAGGTCCTACCTGAATGTCCATAGCTGATGCCAAGGTTGGTTCGACAGCCTTGGACAGAGAGAAGTCTCCCCGCTGCACAGTCCTGTGGATGATGTCATTACGGTTCACTGCCACGACCAGGCGGATGGGCAGGCCCATCTTCTGAGCAATGCACCCAGCTTAAGACAAGAGAGGAGAACAAAGGTCTCAGACATGACGCCCGAAgtacaagaaataaaaggaaatttagataaactgaacttcataaaaattaagaaactttgGTGCTTTTGAAGATGTTGAAGATTTGTGCTTCAAAGGGCATGATCAAGAAAACGAAAATGCAgctcacagaatgggaaaaaatatttgcagattgtatatctgataaaggactagcatacagaatatgtaaataactcttcaggggcgcctgggtggctcagttggttaagcgactgccttcagctcaggtcatgatcccaggatcctgggatcgagtcccgcgtcgggctccctgctctgcggggagcctgcttctccctctcccactccccctgctggtgttccctctctcgctgtgtctctctctgtcaaataaataaataaaatctttaaaaaaaaataactcttcaaactcaacaataaaaatacgAATGGtccaatttaaaagtgggcaaaagacttgGAAAAACATTTCTCTAGAAGATATACACATGGCCAGTGAGAAcataaaagatactcaacatcaggaaaatagaaaccaaagtCACAGTGACATACCAATGCATGTCCattaggatggctagaatcaaagtGTTGGTGGGgctgtggagaaactgaaaccctcatacactgctgatgggaatacaaaatggtgcagctgctttggaaaagtctgacagttcctcaaaaagttaagcatagacttaccatgtgacccagaaattctactcgtAGGTATATATACtcgaaaaatgaaaatactggtccacacaaaaacttaggcaccaatgtttacagcagcattattcataatagttacAAAAtcgaagcaatccaaatgtctaataactgataaatggataaacaaaatgtggtatatgcatacaatggaatattattcagccatagaaagaaCGAAGtaactgatacatgctacaaatatgtgaaacttgaaaacatattaagtgaaagaagctagacacaaaaggttacatattatatgattttatttatataaaacgtccagaatagacaaatcgaTAGAGACAAAATAGATCAATGGTTGCCTAGAGCTGGGGAGatgaggggaaatggggagtcaCTGCTAAAGGGaacaggatttcttttccatgtgataaaaatattctgaaattaactGTGGGGGTGGTTGCACAAATCTgcacatatactaaaaactattCAGTTGTATCCTTTAAACAGGTGAATTGTATAGTATGTGAATCGTGTAACAAGCtgtcactcacacacacacacaaaacaggaaagaagaggagaTGTTACTGTTCCCTGATATTCTTCTCCACCTCCAcgtttctccctccttcccttcccccctccctcccttcctccctccctctctccctctctctctctctccctctgtctctctctctctctctctctctctcacacacacacacacacacacacacacaccgggcACACATGCTCGCTACCACttgcagaagagaaaatgaaggttCTGGGAAGTTGAAATGACCCCCACTCAGCCTCCTAGAAGCAGCGTCTGTGGACACCCCGCCCCTCCTGgagaggcccctgggtgggggggaacaGAGCTGTGCCCTCTACCCTCCCAGCCACCAGTTCCTGTCAGCATGGAACAAACAAGGAATTCCTCACCCTGGGAGAGGGTTTTACATACTTCCACGAATGGTTCCTCTCTGGTGGGTCATTAAGAGGAGTTAGGGATCACCACACCTCACCCCGAATtttgcaaagcactttcacattctTATTTTCACTTGATCCCCATGTAAACGTCGTGCAGAGGAGAAATGGATGCTCAAAAGGGCCCAGGAGCTTAAATTTACACGGCTAATTCCTGATGGAGCAGAGATCGATAGGCGCCCTCTCTGCAAATGTTCGTTTTGTGCCAGCCACTGTGGGAGGCACTGGGACACGTGCAGGCGGCACCATTCACGGGAGGCTGATGCAAACGGGGAGCGCTGTggggccccccgcccccacccccccgtggATGGTGAAGACCGCTGAGCTATCCTTCCCTAATCGCCAGCCCCGCTCTTCCCATCCCCGTGGGAGTGGAAGAAGTCAGGCAGCCTCGGGACCACTGAGATGCTTTCTCGGTCTCGCCGAAGCCATCCTTGGCGCCCATCAGAAGCAAAGCCACGGACAGAGCCATCAGAAACAGCTGTGCCCGTGAGGAGGCAGCCTCGCAAGCTCACGAGGACGCGGGCTCTGGAGCCAGCCCGCCGGGGTGGtcgtcctggctctgccaccgaCCGCTGTGACCGCGGGGGCAAGCTGGCCAACTTCTCTGTGCCCCCACTTCCTCATCGCGACGTGGAGACAACAGTACCGTCCTCACAGGCGCGCGTGAGCATTAAGCAAGGTGATACGTGAACAGCACTTGGATGGGCGCCTGATGCACAGCAAGTGCGGGATGcatgtttattattattctagAAGGCGATTTTAAGGCCACGCAGCGGCACGGCACTGCATCTTCATGAAGTTCATACACACGCATGAAGGATCTTACTTGCACTTCACAGGAGCCCTGAGAGATAGGATAAGCTATCCAATATTGTTTTTACAGCTGAGCAGCCGGTCTAAGGGACTGCCCCAGGGCCACTCAGCTGGGGCCAGAACCCAAAGTCCAGACATCTTTCCCCCTGACACGGTCTCTGGGTGGTGACTCTAGGGGTGGGAACGTGTTGTGCCAGTTGCCCTCATAGCGGGCAGCTGGCTGAGGCTGGGAGCAAAGTCAGCCTCTCTGAAGCGGGCGATGGCAGGCCTCCACAGCGGCTGAACCATGACCGCATCTCTCCACAGCCCCCTGAGGGGGGCGAGCCCATCCTGCCCTCCTGCAGCAAGAGGCCGGGCGGTCCTCCCAGGGAGTGACCGGGACGTTTGCTGGGGTCTTCTTCTGCCTGGGTGCCTGTCACCTTCAGAGCAGGGACTCCAACTTTCTCCTCACAGTTGCAGCCCAAGGGCAGCTGGGAGGACGAGGGCCACAGGGATTTTTCCAGAAAGCCCATTTCTGCCCAGGGGTCTCCTTACCTGCAAGGTTACCGGCAGCCCCTGTTGGCACAACCACTTCcacggggggcagggggtgcgTGTCTAAGGATGGCGCACACTGGAAGTAAGCGAAGAAGTGGTGGGCCATTTGCACGAGGACCCGGGACCAGTTGATGGAATTCAGACTCATCAGATTGTGCTTCTTGACAAAAGCCACGTCAGCAAACACAGCCTTGATTGGCTCATCAAGCTCGTCGCTGTTGCCCTCCACTgtcaggggagaggggggaggggagctatCAGGAGCACGAAGAACCCCCAGGTGGTCGGCACTTGCCTGGCACAAGGCTCTCGCACACTGGGCCCATCCAGCCGGGACCTTCACTAGGCCCTGGTGTCTGCTCTCCCATGTCCTGGCCTGGCTTTCTAGACTCGAAATTAAGCAACTCAAGAAAAGAAACCATGTCTCATATTCTTGTGGTCATACTTGCAACGTTTCTACCATTGTGTAAAATTAGACATAAATTATCAACCTGCTGGGAGGTTGGGAAAAGGCTTCCTCTTTGGAGTCCGTGCCCACCTGCCCCACTCTCCAGGAACAAGGAGAGATGGTTTATGAGGCTATGCGGTGGCAAGAGGCTGATCCTTTCTTCACTCCACGGTCCTCTACCAGGACGTGGGGGTAAAGAGTCTCTGTTCTCATatgctctgcccctctctcagTTAGATCACAGAGAGGCATTCTGCTCTCTGCTCCCATGTGGTAGGTAAGCTGGCATGGACCTTTCCTCCCTGAGCTGGGTGTGGGCACAGTTTAATTTATGGATGAATTACTGGGTAAATTTATGGGTGAGTTGGCTACTAGTCCAAGTTGCACTCCTCAATCCAGCCCAACTAGCAATCAAGCCAATATTGATCTCTTATCTGAAACCTGGGTCTATTTCTCCACCGGATCCAAACTTGAAGGAGAGGGGTAAGATTTACTGCAGGAAGTGCCAGAGTCAGCACCAAGGTTCTCATCCATTCTACCCTTCTCACTGTAGAGCAGCAATGAGGCCACGGGGCTGACTCTAGATCCACACACCAGCGGGATGTTTGCTGGGGTTCCAGGAAAAAATTTACTGCTCTTAAGATGGAGCCACAGGAAGAGAGACTTAGTTACCTTAAGTAAGCATCATATGCCATGAGAGAAATGAGCCTTAggatggggaaggcagaggagagaatgcCAAGAACCTGGGTCTCCGCTGAGGGACTGCTGAGTCACTGAATCAACTATTCAGGAACCCCATCCCACCTCTAGACTTCCAGTTATATAAGCTGGAAAATATTCTTATTCAGACTGGTCGGAGTTAGATTTTCTGTTACTTCCAGCCAAAAATATCCCAAATAATGTATAACCAGCACTTGTTGATTATTCTGTGCAAGAAGAACCAAGTATAAAACATATATGGAaattaatgactttaaaaaacatCAGTGTCCAACACACAACAATCCAGGTGGCCCATCCCTACTCCCTGAGCTCCCTGGTCTAAGGGAAAAGACACGTCCACTCTTAGCTctggaacacacacacatcctcctAGAAACCAAATCAGAAGATTCCAGAATGAAAGGAAGGACCTGAACAGTgctatttagaaacaaaaattaatttctttaaagtccGCTGTCTTATTTTCTTGAAGCTCAGAACGTGGATAAAACAGAAATGCCCCTTGGGCTCCAGCAAGAAGACATTCATAACATGTTGCACTCATCACCATCCACATCTCTAGCTCTACTACTATTTTACAAATGGGCACCGTTCTCCACTCCGTGGTCAGGAACCGAGCTTACACACAAGCCCTTAGGTAAAAGCCTTCCAATATCTGGTATAAGGCAAGAAGGGAGAAGGTGGCAGAACAGACATAAGAAATGTTATTCTCTGCTTCGATTCTAGGCAAAGAAAGTCCTGGATCCATAACTAGCAATTTTAGTGCTTAGAGTATAATAGGGATCCTCAGGAGCCCAGATATCATACATCAAAATTTTGCAACGAGTGCAGGAAAATGCAGCCAAATATAGGCAACCGCCAACACTAACGTGTAAGATTTCCCAACACCTGCATTAGCTAAACCCAGAATTTTCACTGAAATGTGCAGGTGCTTGTTAAAGAGTAGAAGGGGGTTTTGCTTACTTTTGAACCAATGGACGAAGGATCTTCCTGCTACCGCCATGGGTAAGGTCTGTTTGCACTATGCTTTTTGCTCCTTGACAAAACCAGTGTTCTATGAAAACATCCTCTGTGGGATTATATACCAGGAGGCCAGGCGATTTGTAGGAGCAATGTCTTCTGCTACCAACATTGCTCTCCTGCTAAGTGAGTGACCAAACCAAGCCAGGCCTCCGAGACAGCTCTCCTAAGGCCACAGTGTACAAAACCTCACCAAGACCCCCTACTCCTCATATCCCTACCCTTACTTCAGGGCTACCTGGGGTCTAGCTAGGTGTGCAAAAGTGGAAATAAGAGTTTATGGCTCCATTCAAGCTCATTCTGCCCTTCTAGAGTCTCGATTTCCATAGAACAGATGCCCTGACATTAAAGGAgatcattttttgcttttctgtgagtACAAAATGCCAATTCATGATGTGGCTCAGGAAGAGGTGTCTCCAGCAGCGGGTACTATTGAGTAATTTCCCAGACCTGCTAACCAAATGCACGACTTAGTTGTTTCTACACCATAAGGGAGGGCCTGAGCTGTTAACATGTAAGGATacactcttttaaaatatttaacatttttgtggCCTCTAAAGTTCAGTGCACTGAAACAAAGCCCAGGTCACTTGGCTTGGGCTATGGGTCTGGGGCTGCCTTTATATATGGTACCAGTAGGTTGAACCTACACAGAGGTGGCATTCTTTGGGGTTTGGTGTTGGGTTATACTGTCAGTAATGGTTTATGCACTTGTCACCTCCAGTAGCTTATGAAACTGTGTTGCCAAGAGCTTGCCCAAAGCTGGGCAAGGCATATACCAACCTCATGATTTatgaggggagggaaggacagagacaAAGTAGGAGCAAGGGTGGTCAACTAATCAATGGACCAGTTGTATTCCAGCCCATCTCCCAAAACAGACGCGCTCAAGGCGGCCATGCTCTCCCTTGAGCCTCCATCCCAGCACTCACCTCCAAACACATGGACATTCTCCCTCACCACCGTGGTCATCTGGAGCTCTTGGATCTTCGTGCAGTGACCCTGGGGCAGCAGAACGATGATGTCCACGTTCTTTGCTCCTTGAACACTCTCAATGGCAGCACTTCCTGTGTCCCCAGATGTTCCTggataggaagaaaaaataaccctcccctttaaaacaaggagacagaaaaggaaagaaaaggtccCTAAAGCATTGCTGCACAGAAGGCAATGTCTACTTCAAATACCTGAAGAGATGGAACCTCGTACTTAACCTGGGGTCCATTAACCTCCTAGAGATCCAGGGACAGAAATCAGGGCATCTGTGAACTTGGTACCACACAATCTTACATATTTTGTGTACTTAAAATATTCTTCTGAGAAGGTTCCGTAGCCTCCACCAAACTGTCCAAGGGTCCACAGCTCAGGAAAAGGTGACGAACCCTGCTCTAGAAGAACCAGTCACACACACTCCTTCAGACATGCATGCGGAGCATCCCGTGGGTAGATACTGGCACGTCAGGGCACCTACGGGGCTCCGGCCCTCACGCGCACCATGCACACCTACAACCACAGTGACgtgcttcttctccttctccaggaagTACTGCAGGAACTGAGCTGTGCAGCACAGAGACAGGTCCTTAAACGCGTACGTGGCCCCATGCCACAGCTCCAACACGTTCAGCCCATTCCTCAGCCTGGACAGATGGACCACCTCTCTGTGACGGAATCTGCGGAAGGCTCGGTCGATCAGATCTGTGCGGGGAGAGGGGtgggacagtgggggaggggcattagctctgcctcaggctctctcccctctccactcccctgcACCcgtttctttatgcttttttttttttaagaatttatttatttatttatttgacagagagagacacagtgagagaaggaacacaagcaggggcagtgggagagggagaagcaggcttcccgcggagcagggagcccgatgcggggctcgatcccaggaccctgggatcatgacctgtgccgaaggcagacgcttaacgactgagtcacccaggcgccctctttatgCTTTTGAGTGtgaagtttctctctcctgctACCAGATAAGAGACCATAAATGTTTACCCCAAAGGAGACTATCTATGAATAAAATTACTTAATCCTAAGAAGAAGTCTGCAAAGACATGAACCACACTGTTCATGGATTCCTCAGAGTGATGCcccccagagaagagaaagagtatAAGACttccattttttactttataaacttCATCATTTGGATGTCTTGCGTGCATGTATGCCAGTCAAGTTTCAACTCAACAATTGTGCAACAAACAAATCAATGTCTCATCTCTTCCCATGTTCCCTCCTAAAGCCCAGACATG is part of the Neomonachus schauinslandi chromosome 10, ASM220157v2, whole genome shotgun sequence genome and harbors:
- the THNSL2 gene encoding threonine synthase-like 2 isoform X1, producing MWYISTRGMAPRVNFEGALFSGYAPDGGLFMPEELPQLGIETLRHWSTLSYPSLVKELCTLFIGPELIPRDVLNDLIDRAFRRFRHREVVHLSRLRNGLNVLELWHGATYAFKDLSLCCTAQFLQYFLEKEKKHVTVVVGTSGDTGSAAIESVQGAKNVDIIVLLPQGHCTKIQELQMTTVVRENVHVFGVEGNSDELDEPIKAVFADVAFVKKHNLMSLNSINWSRVLVQMAHHFFAYFQCAPSLDTHPLPPVEVVVPTGAAGNLAAGCIAQKMGLPIRLVVAVNRNDIIHRTVQRGDFSLSKAVEPTLASAMDIQVPYNMERIFWLLLASDSQGTRALMEEFERTQSTSLPKELHSKLSEAVTSESVSDEAITRTMGRCWEENHYLLCPHSAVAVSYHYQQTNRQQPSLPRCCLAPASAAKFPEAVLAAGLTPETPEDILALEFKETRCTPMRKGDDWTLMLRNTIEGLSWQQRAQS
- the THNSL2 gene encoding threonine synthase-like 2 isoform X2; this translates as MWYISTRGMAPRVNFEGALFSGYAPDGGLFMPEELPQLGIETLRHWSTLSYPSLVKELCTLFIGPELIPRDVLNDLIDRAFRRFRHREVVHLSRLRNGLNVLELWHGATYAFKDLSLCCTAQFLQYFLEKEKKHVTVVVGTSGDTGSAAIESVQGAKNVDIIVLLPQGHCTKIQELQMTTVVRENVHVFGVEGNSDELDEPIKAVFADVAFVKKHNLMSLNSINWSRVLVQMAHHFFAYFQCAPSLDTHPLPPVEVVVPTGAAGNLAAGCIAQKMGLPIRLVVAVNRNDIIHRTVQRGDFSLSKAVEPTLASAMDIQVPYNMERIFWLLLASDSQGTRALMEEFERTQSTSLPKELHSKPSPVLSGPRLCSQVPRSCPGCRADPRDP